From the Lathyrus oleraceus cultivar Zhongwan6 chromosome 4, CAAS_Psat_ZW6_1.0, whole genome shotgun sequence genome, one window contains:
- the LOC127136776 gene encoding uncharacterized protein LOC127136776: MERIFQIVHYSEENKVVFASHMMKGPGVRWWESASTLMTNQGIPRDWENFNTIFLDKYFPSSLRIHKEFEFHQLRQGTMSVAAYAEKFKDMASYSRQVAYAPNERWKIDQFLFDLRGEISHSISQRELTSYVELLRQCYVTENSLKKVQEEMDQYRSGQRDQGRPGSQFRPRSQAFKGKQCMKRLGLQAIPLSSPMMVTTTMDDVVDVVLGMDWLSANSVFIGCEEKLIIIPSSETTPKDVLTTILEGTVGMVNFLFENEKSVLLVLTKESSDNLSVTQIPVVCEFSEVFPEDVTSLPPERQVEFSIHLIHGTAPISVPPYRMEPLKLRELKNKLKELLTNHFIRPNVSPWGAPSRTPQEHGEHLRIVLSVLQEKQLFSKLSKCEFWMNEVKFLGHVISQGGVSVDPSKIEAVINWERLENVSEVRSFLGLAGYYQRFIKGFSPIALPMTRLTRKEISFKWDSKCEKSFMSLKEKLTTAPVLVIPDPSKSYEVFYDASKTGLGGVLMQNGQVVAYASRQLKPHEENYLTHDHELATVVFTLKVW; this comes from the exons ATGGAAAGGATTTTTCAGATAGTGCATTATAGCGAAGAGAATAAGGTTGTGTTTGCTTCTCACATGATGAAGGGTCCGGGTGTGAGATGGTGGGAGAGTGCTTCGACTCTTATGACCAATCAAGGAATACCTAGGGATTGGGAGAATTTTAATACTATTTTCCTGGATAAGTATTTTCCTAGTTCTTTGAGGATTCATAAAGAGTTTGAGTTTCATCAGCTTAGACAGGGTACTATGTCAGTAGCTGCGTATGCTGAGAAGTTCAAAGATATGGCTTCTTATTCTAGACAAGTCGCATACGCACCTAATGAGAGGTGGAAGATTGATCAGTTTCTTTTTGATCTAAGGGGTGAAATTTCTCATAGTATATCTCAAAGGGAACTCACTTCTTATGTTGAATTGTTAAGGCAATGCTATGTAACTGAGAACAGTTTGAAGAAAGTTCAAGAGGAAATGGATCAGTATAGGAGTGGACAGAGAGACCAAGGGAGGCCAGGTAGCCAGTTTAGGCCTAGGTCTCAGGCTTTTAAAGGAAAACAG TGCATGAAGCGTCTTGGCTTGCAAGCAATTCCCTTGTCTTCTCCTATGATGGTTACTACCACCATGGATGATGTG GTTGATGTGGTTTTGGGGATGGATTGGCTTTCCGCCAATTCAGTGTTTATTGGATGTGAAGAGAAGTTGATTATCATTCCATCTAGTGAAACTACTCCAAAGGATGTACTAACTACTATCTTGGAAGGTACAGTTGGCATGGTTAATTTCTTATTTGAGAATGAAAAGTCAGTTCTCTTGGTTCTTACCAAGGAATCTAGCGATAATCTGAGTGTTACACAAATCCCTGTTGTTTGTGAATTTTCGGAAGTTTTTCCTGAGGATGTCACCTCTCTTCCTCCTGAAAGGCAAGTGGAATTCTCtattcatctgatacatgggacGGCTCCAATCTCCGTTCCTCCGTATCGCATGGAACCACTCAAGTTGAGAGAGTTGAAGAATAAATTGAAAGAGTTATTAACCAACCATTTTATCCGACCTAATGTCTCACCATGGGGAGCTCCA TCTCGTACTCCTCAAGAGCACGGAGAACACCTAAGGATTGTTCTATCAGTACTGCAAGAGAAACAACTTTTTTCCAAGTTAAGcaagtgtgaattttggatgaacgaagtgaagtttcttggtcatgtaatatCACAAGGAGGAGTATCAGTGGATCCATCTAAAATTGAAGCAGTTATTAATTGGGAAAGACTAGAGAATGTTTCCGAAGTCAGAAGTTTCTTAGGTTTGGCAGGTTACTATCAAAGGTTTATAAAGGGATTTTCACCGATAGCATTACCCATGACTAGACTTACCCGAAAGGAAATTTCTTTCAAATGGGATTCAAAGTGTGAGAAGAGTTTTATGAGTTTGAAGGAGAAGCTAACGACTGCTCCTGTTTTAGTCATCCCTGATCCTAGTAAGTCTTATGAAGTATTTTATGATGCCTCTAAGACAGGATTAGGAGGGGTGTTAATGCAGAATGGTCAGGTTGTAGCCTATGCCTCTCGTCAGTTGAAACCTCATGAAGAGAACTACCTGACTCATGATCATGAACTAGCTACTGTTGTTTTTACATTGAAAGTTTGGTga